In one window of Desulfovulcanus ferrireducens DNA:
- the ligA gene encoding NAD-dependent DNA ligase LigA, producing MTVPLEIVEKVKKLRQEINYHDYRYYVLDDPVISDPEYDKLFAELKELEAAYPELDDPNSPTKKVGGTPLTSFATRQHSVRMYSLDNAFSLEEWREFVQKIKRLAPGVEPSFWAEPKMDGLAVEVIYEKGQFVAAATRGDGLVGEDITANMRTIKNLPLTLLSEDCPTYLEVRGEVIISKKDFEKLNAEQLKKGEKAFANPRNAASGSLRQLDPKITAKRPLKFFAYGLGLIRWKSEPKWTTQEEVVAGLKSLGLATVPEGKFCPGPEDVARYYRSMLEKRYRLPFEIDGIVVKVNDLHLQEKLGATSRAPRWALALKFPAHQGQTKLLDITVQVGRTGVLTPVAILEPVTLSGAVVSRATLHNENEIRAKGLKIGDTVVVQRAGDVIPEVVRPVKEKRTGHEKEFHFPRNCPACNSPVAKIGDEVAWRCLNISCPAKLEQGLIHFVSKSGLDIEGLGKKWVQTLVRKGLVKSPVDLFRLKKEDLLPLERMGDKLAENMLRSIELAKKKASLKKLISALGIRLVGEQTARVLAENYKDLDELAQASPEELQTLPDIGPEVASSIYKFFQNSANKKLISEFKQIGLWPESAKKVTKPGKLEGKKFIFTGALSSMSRPQAKKRVEELGGKVVSAISRNVDYVVVGDNPGSKLGKARNLGLTIINENEFLDLID from the coding sequence ATGACTGTACCCTTGGAAATTGTGGAAAAGGTCAAAAAGTTACGTCAGGAGATCAACTATCACGATTACCGCTACTATGTTTTAGATGATCCTGTCATTTCTGACCCGGAGTATGATAAGTTATTTGCCGAGCTAAAAGAGTTAGAAGCGGCATATCCGGAACTTGATGACCCCAACTCACCGACCAAAAAGGTTGGGGGAACTCCTCTGACAAGTTTTGCCACCAGGCAGCATTCAGTGCGTATGTACAGCCTGGATAATGCTTTTTCCCTTGAAGAATGGCGGGAGTTTGTACAGAAGATAAAAAGACTTGCGCCCGGTGTTGAGCCTAGTTTCTGGGCTGAGCCCAAAATGGATGGTCTGGCTGTAGAGGTAATTTACGAGAAAGGGCAATTCGTGGCAGCTGCCACGCGTGGTGACGGGTTGGTAGGCGAGGACATTACAGCTAATATGCGGACGATAAAGAATCTACCTTTAACCCTCTTGAGCGAAGATTGTCCCACATACCTGGAAGTGAGAGGTGAGGTAATTATCTCAAAAAAAGATTTTGAGAAGCTAAATGCAGAGCAGTTAAAAAAAGGAGAGAAGGCTTTTGCCAACCCTAGAAACGCGGCCTCTGGTTCTCTGCGACAGCTTGATCCAAAAATTACAGCCAAGAGACCATTAAAGTTTTTTGCCTACGGCCTTGGCTTAATACGTTGGAAAAGTGAACCTAAATGGACAACGCAGGAGGAAGTTGTTGCTGGCCTCAAGTCTCTTGGTCTTGCCACTGTCCCGGAAGGAAAATTCTGTCCCGGGCCTGAGGATGTGGCCCGATATTATAGGAGTATGCTGGAGAAAAGGTATAGACTACCTTTTGAAATAGACGGGATTGTAGTCAAGGTAAATGATCTGCATTTGCAGGAAAAGCTAGGTGCTACTTCCAGGGCTCCTCGGTGGGCTCTGGCCTTAAAGTTTCCAGCGCACCAGGGGCAGACTAAACTTCTGGATATCACGGTACAGGTGGGCCGGACCGGTGTGTTGACTCCCGTGGCAATTTTGGAGCCAGTCACGTTAAGTGGTGCTGTTGTCTCCAGGGCTACTTTGCACAATGAAAACGAAATTCGGGCTAAGGGTTTGAAAATAGGCGATACGGTTGTCGTGCAGAGGGCCGGAGATGTGATTCCGGAGGTGGTCAGGCCTGTTAAAGAGAAAAGAACGGGCCACGAAAAAGAATTTCACTTTCCACGTAACTGCCCGGCCTGTAATAGTCCTGTGGCCAAAATCGGTGATGAGGTGGCTTGGCGATGTTTGAATATTTCCTGCCCGGCCAAATTGGAGCAAGGTCTTATCCATTTTGTGTCCAAAAGTGGCTTGGACATTGAGGGGTTGGGCAAAAAATGGGTCCAGACTTTGGTACGCAAGGGCCTTGTTAAATCTCCCGTTGATTTATTCAGGTTAAAAAAAGAAGACCTCTTGCCTCTGGAACGTATGGGAGATAAACTGGCGGAGAATATGCTCCGATCCATTGAGCTTGCCAAAAAAAAGGCCAGTTTGAAGAAACTCATTTCTGCTCTGGGTATCCGTTTGGTTGGTGAACAAACGGCCCGTGTCCTGGCTGAAAACTATAAGGATCTCGATGAGCTGGCTCAGGCGAGTCCGGAAGAATTGCAAACTTTACCTGACATTGGTCCTGAAGTAGCTTCGTCCATTTACAAATTTTTTCAAAATTCAGCCAACAAGAAACTTATTTCGGAGTTTAAACAAATAGGCTTGTGGCCTGAATCTGCCAAGAAGGTGACAAAACCTGGTAAACTTGAGGGTAAAAAGTTTATTTTTACAGGCGCACTAAGCTCTATGTCCAGACCTCAGGCAAAAAAAAGGGTAGAGGAACTGGGAGGCAAAGTGGTTAGTGCCATATCCAGGAATGTAGACTATGTTGTTGTTGGAGATAACCCCGGCAGCAAGTTGGGTAAGGCCAGAAACCTTGGTTTAACCATTATAAATGAGAATGAGTTTTTAGATTTGATTGATTAG
- the dapB gene encoding 4-hydroxy-tetrahydrodipicolinate reductase, with protein MGTQVIVMGAKGRMGATIASLAQEDNDFCLMGVVEKSGYEDELEYLDCPVVTDLGELLPKFPQAVVIDFTIPEVSLNTAKKCREFNTAAVIGTTGFTPQQLRELHRIAQSTRLLWAPNMSVGINVLLKILPELVRLLGEKYDLEISEIHHKYKKDAPSGTALKLAQVLAQARDLKLDDVGKFCREGIIGERTKDEIGVQTLRGGDVVGDHTVYFLGPGERIEVTHRAHSRETFAQGALRAAEWLAKQSSGKLYSMADVLI; from the coding sequence ATGGGTACTCAAGTAATTGTTATGGGTGCAAAAGGGAGGATGGGAGCAACTATTGCTTCTCTGGCCCAAGAAGATAACGATTTTTGTTTAATGGGGGTTGTAGAAAAATCCGGGTATGAGGATGAACTGGAATATCTGGATTGTCCGGTGGTCACCGATCTTGGGGAACTTTTACCCAAATTTCCCCAGGCTGTAGTTATTGATTTTACCATACCGGAAGTAAGTCTGAATACAGCCAAGAAATGTCGAGAATTTAATACGGCTGCGGTTATTGGAACTACCGGTTTCACTCCTCAACAACTACGAGAGTTACACAGAATTGCCCAGAGCACTAGATTGCTCTGGGCCCCGAATATGAGCGTGGGAATAAATGTCTTACTTAAAATTTTGCCAGAGCTTGTGCGTCTATTAGGTGAAAAATATGATTTAGAGATCTCTGAAATTCATCACAAGTATAAAAAGGACGCTCCTTCTGGAACGGCATTGAAATTAGCTCAGGTTTTAGCTCAGGCCAGAGATTTGAAATTAGATGATGTGGGCAAGTTTTGCCGAGAAGGTATTATTGGAGAGCGGACTAAAGATGAGATAGGAGTGCAAACTTTGCGTGGGGGCGATGTCGTTGGTGATCATACGGTTTACTTTTTAGGCCCTGGCGAGCGGATTGAAGTTACCCATCGGGCTCATTCCAGAGAAACTTTTGCTCAGGGAGCACTGCGCGCCGCAGAGTGGCTTGCCAAACAGAGTTCCGGAAAGCTTTATTCTATGGCCGATGTGCTAATTTAA
- a CDS encoding DUF4390 domain-containing protein, producing MAQSLEVYNLVLDNSNATLKVKFDLKIEGFGAIKRALDEGERLGLVYTASVHKQRNFIWDKSLVHRSFLIIMHKDMLKGEYIINISGQDFKFPKFSPQKINNLFQDIEISLSPWSIIKKGQNYSLKVEVALKTLGIPEWIKKTLFFWSWDLVEPEYFEMEFSY from the coding sequence ATGGCACAGAGTCTGGAAGTTTATAATTTGGTTTTAGATAACTCCAATGCAACTCTAAAAGTTAAATTTGACTTAAAAATTGAAGGCTTTGGGGCTATAAAAAGAGCCTTGGATGAAGGAGAAAGGTTGGGCCTTGTTTATACTGCTTCTGTTCATAAGCAAAGGAATTTTATTTGGGATAAATCATTGGTACACAGAAGTTTTTTAATTATCATGCATAAAGATATGCTTAAGGGAGAGTATATAATCAATATTTCTGGACAAGATTTTAAATTTCCTAAATTTTCTCCTCAAAAGATAAACAATTTATTTCAGGATATAGAAATATCTCTCAGCCCCTGGTCTATAATTAAAAAAGGGCAGAATTATTCGTTGAAGGTAGAAGTAGCACTCAAAACTCTGGGAATTCCAGAGTGGATAAAAAAGACGTTGTTTTTTTGGTCATGGGACTTGGTAGAACCGGAATATTTTGAAATGGAGTTCAGTTATTAA
- a CDS encoding sensor histidine kinase NtrY-like, translated as MPYNSSISINPSSGREKKRRQREIILALLGIGLIVLLSWVELKFFGVNSYLFLAFFNLNLILLLLVLFLVVRNVFKLLIERRRKVLGAKLRTRLVLVFISLSIIPTLLMFFIAVRFVQTSVDYWFKSQVENSMQQALEVGQAFYNSAKKRLEKTTLTMLTEIRKREFLWGGKGMDKFIRQKRDEYGLSLTGVINSKLDEQNWHAQPEWVKNWSEIKKKIPFKELMDKPRYWTAIWPGTQGDLIVGILPVDNAKTGFLVVGETLDQGLLLKLDGIVRGIEEYKHLKSLKYPLKAALYTILGIMTLLIILGSIWFGFKLAREISAPVQALAAGTQRIARGDLSVRLEDHSDDELGLLVRSFNNMARDLEKSQESLTRANLRLAQQNIELEARGRYMQAVLDNITAGVISLDRQGRVSTINKAAEFILGIDSKKIIGRSPLELVRGEYGQMIRDVFEQLSNLPGSQWQRQVDVEIGGRVVKLLVNAVLLRTEGKKSGIVAVFEDITELEKMQRLAAWKEVARRIAHEIKNPLTPIKLSAQRLEKRFSSQIEDQVFTQCTRLIIRQVEHLQALVQEFSGFAKLPEIHPRLDYLAPLLEELIKDFEHSYRHIKWELTFLSEIPKFKFDREAIKRVFMNLLLNAAEVLVNEEAPHIQVRAIYDKPLQRVNIEVADNGPGFTPEERSRMFEPYYSRKKGGTGLGLTIVKSIVTDHHGYVRVKPNKPKGSVFVVELPV; from the coding sequence ATGCCTTATAATTCTTCCATAAGCATCAATCCAAGTAGCGGTAGAGAGAAAAAAAGGCGACAGAGAGAAATCATTCTGGCGCTTCTTGGGATTGGCTTAATTGTCCTTTTAAGCTGGGTTGAACTCAAATTTTTTGGGGTCAACTCATATCTATTCCTGGCCTTCTTCAATCTCAATCTTATCCTTCTACTACTAGTTCTTTTTCTGGTTGTACGAAATGTATTTAAGCTACTCATTGAGCGCAGGCGTAAAGTTTTAGGGGCCAAACTTCGGACCAGGCTGGTTCTGGTTTTTATCTCTCTCTCCATCATTCCTACCTTACTAATGTTTTTCATTGCGGTCAGGTTTGTCCAGACGTCAGTTGATTATTGGTTTAAGTCTCAGGTGGAAAATTCCATGCAACAGGCATTGGAAGTGGGGCAGGCCTTTTATAACTCAGCGAAAAAGAGGTTGGAAAAGACTACCCTGACAATGCTCACTGAGATCCGTAAGCGGGAGTTTTTGTGGGGTGGGAAGGGAATGGATAAATTTATACGGCAAAAAAGAGATGAGTATGGTCTAAGTTTAACCGGTGTCATTAACAGTAAGCTGGATGAACAAAACTGGCATGCTCAGCCAGAATGGGTTAAAAATTGGAGTGAGATAAAAAAGAAAATTCCCTTTAAGGAACTTATGGACAAGCCCAGGTATTGGACAGCTATTTGGCCTGGCACTCAAGGTGATCTGATTGTAGGCATTTTGCCTGTGGACAACGCCAAAACCGGTTTTCTGGTAGTAGGTGAAACACTAGATCAAGGATTACTTTTAAAACTTGATGGTATAGTTCGGGGAATTGAGGAGTATAAGCATTTAAAATCATTGAAGTATCCGCTTAAAGCTGCCTTGTATACCATCTTGGGGATCATGACCCTGCTCATCATTCTGGGGTCTATCTGGTTTGGCTTTAAGCTGGCTAGGGAAATTTCAGCCCCTGTTCAGGCCTTGGCAGCCGGGACCCAGCGTATAGCCAGGGGAGATCTCAGTGTTCGTCTGGAAGACCACTCTGATGATGAGCTTGGACTATTGGTTCGCTCATTTAATAATATGGCCAGAGACCTGGAGAAAAGCCAGGAAAGTTTGACCAGGGCCAATCTTCGTCTGGCTCAGCAAAATATAGAGTTAGAGGCCCGAGGTCGGTATATGCAGGCAGTATTAGATAATATTACAGCTGGGGTGATTTCTCTGGACAGGCAGGGGCGGGTTAGTACGATTAACAAGGCGGCAGAATTTATCTTAGGCATCGATAGTAAAAAAATTATTGGACGGTCTCCTTTGGAGTTAGTCCGGGGAGAATATGGCCAGATGATCCGCGATGTTTTTGAGCAGTTGTCTAATCTTCCTGGCTCGCAGTGGCAAAGACAGGTAGATGTAGAGATTGGAGGAAGAGTGGTTAAATTGCTGGTCAATGCCGTTCTATTGCGTACTGAAGGTAAGAAGTCAGGGATTGTGGCGGTTTTTGAAGATATTACAGAACTGGAAAAGATGCAGAGGTTAGCCGCCTGGAAGGAGGTAGCGCGCAGAATTGCCCATGAAATAAAAAATCCTTTAACCCCGATAAAATTATCTGCCCAGAGACTGGAGAAAAGATTTTCTTCTCAGATCGAGGACCAGGTTTTTACCCAATGCACCAGGCTTATTATTAGGCAAGTAGAGCATTTGCAGGCCTTGGTTCAGGAATTTTCTGGCTTTGCCAAATTACCTGAAATTCATCCAAGACTGGATTATCTGGCTCCATTACTAGAAGAGTTGATCAAAGATTTTGAGCACAGCTACCGCCATATCAAGTGGGAACTTACGTTTTTATCTGAGATCCCAAAATTTAAGTTTGATCGCGAGGCCATAAAAAGAGTGTTTATGAACTTGTTGCTCAATGCCGCCGAAGTGCTAGTCAATGAAGAAGCCCCCCACATCCAGGTTCGAGCCATTTATGATAAACCTTTACAACGAGTGAATATCGAGGTTGCTGACAATGGACCCGGGTTTACTCCTGAAGAGAGGAGCAGAATGTTTGAACCCTATTATTCGCGCAAAAAAGGGGGAACTGGATTGGGTCTGACCATAGTCAAGTCTATTGTCACTGACCACCATGGTTATGTACGGGTTAAACCCAATAAGCCCAAAGGCAGTGTTTTTGTGGTGGAGTTGCCCGTGTGA
- a CDS encoding sigma-54-dependent transcriptional regulator: MSEKIFIIDDEQGIRVSMRGILEDEGYEVLEAESGEQGLEQINEETDLVFLDIWLPGIDGIEVLEKLNQLYPDLPVVMISGHGNIETAVKAIKKGAFDFIEKPLSLEKVLITAQKALQFARLRQENRELKLRVRNHRVHEISGRSRVIQELRQVIKQVAPTDAWVLITGENGTGKEIVARSIHRQSKRASQPLIAVNCAAIPEELIESELFGHEKGAFTGAQSAKKGKFELAHKGTLFLDEIGDMSLKTQAKILRILQEQCFERIGGSKTIQVDVRVIAATNKDLLKEIEEGNFREDLYYRLKVFPLEVPPLRERQEDIPVLLEEFIAQLSQEHNFKSLKFTEEAIEVLKSYPWPGNVRELKNFVERLFILYPGQEVDVGKLPSEIKNKPASRSKMDLFPELSHIPNNFKQARSCFEAWFLENKLKEYGGNVSKLAQAIGLERSYLYRKLKAYNLGEM; this comes from the coding sequence ATGAGTGAAAAAATTTTTATTATAGACGACGAGCAAGGTATCCGCGTATCAATGCGTGGGATTCTAGAGGACGAAGGATATGAAGTCCTGGAGGCAGAAAGTGGTGAGCAAGGGCTAGAACAGATTAATGAAGAAACTGATCTTGTTTTTTTGGATATCTGGCTGCCAGGAATTGATGGCATTGAGGTTCTGGAAAAGTTAAACCAGTTGTATCCTGATCTACCTGTTGTTATGATTTCCGGCCATGGTAATATAGAGACGGCTGTTAAAGCCATCAAAAAAGGAGCTTTTGATTTTATAGAAAAGCCCTTGTCTCTGGAAAAGGTACTCATTACTGCGCAAAAGGCCTTACAGTTTGCCAGGCTGCGACAGGAAAACAGAGAGCTTAAACTGCGGGTTAGAAACCATAGAGTACATGAAATTTCAGGCAGGTCCAGGGTTATTCAAGAGCTTCGTCAGGTAATCAAGCAGGTGGCTCCGACTGATGCCTGGGTTTTAATTACCGGAGAAAACGGAACCGGAAAGGAAATAGTAGCCAGGTCTATTCATCGTCAGAGTAAAAGAGCTAGCCAGCCTTTAATTGCTGTCAATTGTGCGGCTATTCCTGAAGAACTTATAGAATCTGAACTTTTTGGACATGAAAAAGGGGCTTTTACCGGGGCACAAAGCGCAAAAAAAGGAAAATTTGAGCTGGCTCATAAAGGGACATTGTTCCTGGATGAAATAGGCGACATGAGCTTAAAGACTCAGGCCAAGATTTTGCGTATCTTGCAGGAACAGTGCTTTGAACGTATCGGTGGAAGTAAAACCATTCAAGTGGATGTGCGGGTCATTGCGGCCACTAATAAAGATTTGCTTAAAGAAATAGAAGAAGGGAATTTTCGCGAAGACCTGTATTATCGCCTGAAAGTGTTTCCTCTGGAGGTGCCTCCCTTAAGAGAGCGGCAGGAAGATATACCTGTTTTGCTGGAAGAATTTATTGCCCAGTTAAGTCAGGAGCATAATTTCAAGTCTCTCAAATTTACCGAAGAGGCCATTGAAGTTTTAAAAAGTTATCCCTGGCCGGGAAATGTGCGCGAGCTGAAGAACTTTGTTGAGCGGTTGTTTATCCTCTATCCGGGGCAGGAAGTAGATGTGGGCAAGCTACCTTCAGAAATAAAAAATAAACCCGCATCAAGGAGTAAGATGGATCTATTTCCTGAGCTAAGTCACATACCAAATAATTTTAAGCAGGCCAGGTCTTGTTTTGAAGCCTGGTTTTTGGAAAACAAATTAAAAGAATACGGCGGTAATGTGAGTAAACTGGCTCAGGCTATTGGCCTGGAAAGGAGTTATTTATACCGGAAGCTTAAGGCATATAATCTGGGAGAGATGTAG
- a CDS encoding sigma 54-interacting transcriptional regulator, with product MSFKLELIFRDRVGIVADISSLIAEHEFNIVSMEVQRKDDKAYVYVKTENGTHASRKEEIFEILGRISDLIEIRFIETLPQEDRENRFRVVLDNISDGVISIGRDGKITTINKVAKDVLNCQGNQLVGRSIETLNLPDYSILRCLEGKTYTNVKKNLITKTGRYQYFATGRPIWDSSGRIIGAVEIAKDMQEIKSLAKSISEPTRISFSDIIGQHPTITAAISFAQKIASTDSIVLIRGASGTGKELFARAIHTESGRKGPFVPINCAAFPEQLLESELFGYVGGAFTGGRKEGKPGLFEIAKDGTVFLDEIAEMPLSAQAKILRLIHDKRVRRIGGIEEVPVNTRIITATNRNLEQLVEAKLFRQDLYYRINVLPIHIPPLAERIEDIPILVEHFLFQLASKLGKKVQSITKEALNKLCLHSWPGNVRELKNVVERAAILSDGDKIDVDCILFSYEIGKNMKGGLNQAHHKGTRSRSLKTALAEYEKTIILETLEKSSSIRKAAQALGISHTALLNKIKKYQIEMATK from the coding sequence TTGAGTTTTAAATTAGAGCTAATTTTTAGGGATCGTGTTGGAATTGTAGCCGATATTTCCTCCTTGATCGCAGAGCACGAGTTTAACATCGTCTCCATGGAAGTTCAGAGAAAAGACGACAAGGCCTATGTATATGTCAAAACTGAAAACGGTACTCATGCATCCAGAAAAGAAGAAATTTTCGAAATACTCGGAAGAATATCAGATCTTATTGAAATCAGATTTATCGAAACTCTCCCTCAGGAAGACAGAGAAAACAGGTTTCGCGTTGTTCTGGATAACATCAGCGACGGGGTGATCTCCATTGGAAGAGATGGGAAAATTACCACCATTAACAAAGTGGCCAAGGATGTCTTGAACTGCCAAGGCAATCAGTTGGTTGGCCGAAGTATAGAAACCTTGAACCTGCCGGATTATAGTATCCTGAGATGCCTGGAGGGGAAGACATATACCAATGTCAAAAAGAACCTAATCACCAAGACGGGAAGGTATCAATATTTTGCTACGGGTCGACCTATCTGGGATTCATCCGGTCGCATTATTGGAGCCGTTGAAATTGCAAAGGATATGCAGGAAATAAAATCTTTGGCAAAATCTATTTCCGAGCCGACCCGGATTAGCTTCAGCGATATTATCGGGCAGCATCCTACAATTACCGCAGCCATTTCCTTTGCCCAAAAGATCGCCAGTACGGATTCGATCGTTTTGATCCGGGGAGCCAGCGGCACAGGTAAAGAGTTGTTTGCCCGTGCAATTCATACCGAAAGTGGCAGGAAAGGTCCGTTTGTTCCCATCAACTGTGCGGCTTTTCCAGAGCAGCTTCTGGAAAGTGAATTGTTCGGGTATGTCGGGGGAGCATTTACCGGAGGTAGAAAGGAAGGCAAACCAGGTCTTTTTGAAATTGCAAAGGACGGCACCGTTTTTCTCGATGAGATCGCAGAGATGCCGCTTAGTGCTCAGGCAAAGATTTTAAGACTTATACACGATAAGCGTGTCCGAAGAATCGGCGGTATCGAGGAAGTACCCGTTAACACTCGTATTATCACAGCCACCAATCGAAATTTAGAACAGTTGGTGGAGGCAAAATTGTTTCGGCAAGATCTGTATTACAGAATTAATGTGCTGCCGATCCATATCCCGCCTTTGGCAGAAAGAATTGAAGATATTCCAATCCTGGTTGAACACTTTCTTTTTCAGCTCGCTTCCAAACTCGGTAAAAAGGTTCAATCCATAACTAAAGAAGCCCTGAATAAATTATGCCTCCACAGCTGGCCAGGCAATGTAAGGGAACTGAAAAATGTCGTTGAGAGGGCGGCAATCCTGAGTGATGGAGACAAGATCGACGTCGATTGTATTTTATTCAGTTACGAAATCGGCAAAAACATGAAAGGAGGGCTGAATCAGGCCCACCATAAAGGGACAAGGAGCCGGTCGTTAAAAACCGCGCTCGCTGAATACGAGAAAACTATTATCCTCGAAACACTTGAAAAATCCAGCAGCATACGTAAAGCAGCTCAGGCCCTCGGGATATCACACACCGCTTTGCTGAATAAAATAAAAAAATACCAAATCGAAATGGCAACAAAATGA